GTGGATGGTGACCTCGCCGACCGCCGGACCCTGCCCGGCCTCGGGCATCTCGTTCGCCCAGAGGCCGAATCCGGACTTCGCGTCGAAGGCGTCTCCGCTCTTCCTCGCCCCGGTGATGGTGATGTCCCGCAGGATGGTGTCCTTGATCGGGTTGACCGGCTGGCCGCCCACGTACTGGGTCTGGAACATGATGCCGCTGTACGTCGGATCGACGATGTCGACGTTGTTGATCCGGATCCCCTGGAAGACCTTCGAGGCGGAGAAGATCCAGATGCCGGGGAAGGTCTGCGCGCCCCAGAAGTGGCCGCCGGACCGGACGATCGAGATGTTCTCGAAGGTCGTCGGATCGGTCCCGAACCCGTTCATCGGGTACCCGAAGTCCAGCGAGCTGATCGTGATGCCCGAGTAGACGAGGGTGTCGGCGATGTGGATGTTGCGGAAGGTGTTGTTGAAGCCGCCGTAGACGGCCACGCCCGCCGCACGCCAGGTCAGGATGGTGGTCAGGTTCTCGTAGACGTTGTTCTTCATGTCCGCGCCGCCCGCGTCGATCGCGGAGAACAGCGCGAAGCTGTCGTCACCGGTGGCCCGCGCCTCGTTGTTGGTCACGAGGTTGTCCGTGCTGCCGTTGGTCATGTTGATGCCGTCGGCGAACATGTCGCGGATGCGCGAGTTCTTGATGGTGATCCGGTCGGTGTTGGCGCCCCAGTACAGGCACACCATGTGCTCGTTCCAGATGTTGTCGATGGTGATGTCGGAGACGTTGGCGAAGTCGAATACCTTGCCCGGGCCGTCGATGCGCGAGGTGTAGTTCCCGAAGTACGCGAAGCCAGCGAAGGACGAGCCCTTGGCGGTGCCTTCCGCGCGCCAGCCGATGTCGGTGTTGTCCTGGGAGGACGGGGCGTGGAAGCGGGTGAACCACGGTCCGGCGCCGACGACCTGCACGGCCTTGCCGTACACCTGGAACTTGCCGGCCGTCTGGTAGTCGCCGGGCGGCAGGTAGACGCCGACGAGCTTGCCGGTGGTGTCCATGCGGACCTTGTCCAGGGCGTTCTGCACGTCCTGGTGGGTGAAGCCGGCGGGCACCGTGTAGGTCGCCGGGTCCGGGTTGGGGATCGCGGTGGCCTGCTCCAGGCTCACGAAGTCGATCGCGTAGGTGGAGGTGTTGGCCGCGTCCTTCTGGAGGCGGATCCTGCTGCCCGGCGGGACGGTCTCGCCCAGCTGGATGTTGGCCTCGTCGTAGATGTGGCGCGGTGCGCCGGAGCCCGGCGAGTTGCCCGGCGAGGCCTCGGCTCCGTAGAGCCAGGCGTACTTGGAGGTCAGCGGCAGGGTCTTCTTGAGGGTGCCGTTGACGTAGACGTTGATGGTGGAGTCGATGCCGCCGCCGCCCGGCGCGTCCGGGATGGAGAAGCGGGTGACCAGCGTGTTGGTGGCGGCCCGGGTGGTGAACTCGACGTACTCGCCCGTCGCGTCCAGGTTGACCGCCTTGCGGCCGGAGGCCTCGCCGGCGATGTCGCCGATGGTCCGGTTCGGGCCGACGACGCCGGCTCCGCCGCCGACGACCCCGTCCTCCGCCTCGTACATGTCGAAGGGCATGTTCGCCCCGCGGCCCACGAAGAAGGACCTGCTGGAGGTGTTGTTGACGCGCTTGACCGGAAGCTCGTTGGCGTCGTCGGCGAGGACGACCTTCACGGTGTACCTGCCGTTCGCCGCGGGCCAGCTGCCGAGCGCGATCGGCGCGGTGGAGGCGCCCGCCGCCAGGGCGCCGCCGAAGGAGCCCGTGAACGTGCGCACGGTGGCGCCGCCCGCGTCCTGGAGGGTGAGGGTGACCGCGTGCGTGCCGGCCGCGGCCGCCACGGTGCCCTGGTTACGCACGGTGACGGTGAAGGCCACCGGCTGGCCGGCGGACGGGGCGCTCGGCGACCAGCCGACCGCCGAGGCGACCAGATCGGAGCTGTCGACGGGCCGTACCACCAGCGGTGATCCGGTGCGGCTGTTGTTGGTGTCGTTCTGCTCGACGACCGTGTCGGCCTCGTCGACGACGGCGCTCAGCGGGTACGTGCCCGCATCGCGCGCACCGATCCCGGCCGTGACGGTGACCGTCGCGCCGGCGGCCAGCGCGGGCACGGCCGCGGTGGCGACCTTCGTGCCGCCGAGCTGGAAGGTGACGGCCGTGGCGGGGGCCGGGGCCGGGCCGCTGTTCTTGACGGTGGCGGACAGCGTGACCGGGTCCGACTCCACCGGGGCGGCCGGGGCGGCGCTCAGTGCGGTGACCTCCAGATCGGGGTTGGGCGCGGGGACGCCGATGACCTGGAACTCGGCGATCTGACCGTTGGAGGAGCCGGTGTTGGAGGTGAAGCGCAGCTGGACGTCCGCGACGCGGGCGCCCAGCGGGATGGTGACGGTGTTGCCGGAGGCGGGGTTGAAGGCGTAGTCCTTGGCCGCGACCAGGCCGGTGACGCCCGAGGCGCTCTGCTCGCGGCCGAGGACCTGGATGTTCTGGGTGCGGGCGCCCCAGGCGGCGTCGGGGTTGAGCTTGAGGACGAGCCGGTCCACGTCGGCGTTGGCGCCGAGCTTGACCGTCAGCGTGCTCGGGTAGGCGCCGGCCGCGCCCTCCCAGTAGGTGCTGGTGCTGTTGTCGTTGGCGTTCTCCGCGACGAAGGTGTGGATCACGGAGGAGCCGGTGACGGGCTTGCCCACGGCCAGGTTGGAACCGCCGCCCCCGGAGCCGTTGCGGGTCACCTGGTTGCTGTCGCCGGAGCGGTTGCCCGCGGCGTCCTTCGCGCGGACGACGTAGCCGACCGTGGCGCTGGCGGGCTGGGCGTCGGTGTAGGTGGTGACGTTGCCCGCGACCGTGGTGCGCAGGACGTTGTTCGCGTAGACCTCGTAGCCGGTGACGCCCACGTTGTCGGTGGAGGCCTGCCAGGTGAGCTTGATCTGGCCGGCGGCCGGCTCGGTGAGGCTCAGGGAGGCCGGCGCGGTCGGGGCCTGGGTGTCGCCGCTGTCGCCGGCGCGGGTGACGGTGTTGCTGTTCGGCGACTGGTTGCCGGCCGCGTCCCTGGCCCGGACGAGGTAGGTGACGGTGGCGCCGGCGGGCTGGGTGTCGGTGTAGGTGGTGACGTTGCCGGCCACGCTGGTGCGCAGCTGGTTGTCGGCGTAGACGTCGTAGCCGGTGACGCCGACGTTGTCGGTGGCCGCCTGCCAGGTGAGCTTGATCTGGCCGGTGGCGGGTTCGGTGTAGGCGAGCGCGGTGGGGGCGGTCGGCGCCTGGGTGTCGCCGGTCTGCGGGCCGTAGATCTCCAGCTCGGAGAGCTGGCCGCCGGGCTGGACGGAGTTGAGCGATATCAGGACGCGGACGTAGCGGGTGGTCGCCGCGTCGAAGGAGAGGGTGACGGCGTTGTTGCCGGCCGCGTTGAAGTCGTAGGCCTTGGACGCGGTGAGGTCGGTGAAGTCGGAGCCGTTGGCGCTGCCCTGGAGCTTCAGGGTCTGGGTGCGGGGGCCCCAGTTCTCGGGCAGGCGCAGCACGACGCGGTCCACGCGCACGGAGGCGCCGAGGTCGGCCTGGATCCACTGCGGCAGGGCGTTGTTGACGCTCTCCCAGTAGCTGGCGCTGTTGCCGTCGTTGGCGTTGCCGGGGACGTAGACCTGCGTGTTGCTGCTGGCGGTCAGGGTCTTGCCGAGCGCCAGGTTGGCCGAGGATTCGCCGGGTGCGCGGACCTCCAGCTCGGAGAGCTGGCCGGCCTGCCACCCCGTGTTGGCGGTGATGTTGATCCTGACGTACCGGGTCTGGGTGGCGGGGAGGGTGATGGTCACCGTGTTCCCGCTGCCCTGGCCGAAGGTGTAGGTGGCCGAGTTCACCAGGGTGCTGAAGGCGGTGCCGTCGGCGCTGCCCTGCACGGACAGGGTCTGATTGCGGCTCTCCCAGGCGGCGGGCAGCTTGAGCACCACCTGGTCGACGCGGGTGGTCGCGCCCAGATCGGTCTGCACCCACTGCGGGAAGCCGCTCCCGGCGCTCTCCCAGTACGTGGACTGGTCGCCGTCGGTCACGTTGGCGGCGGTGTACGCGCCGTTGGCACTGCTCGCGGCCGCGGGGCGGCCCGCGGCGATGCTCGGTCCGCCGGCGGCCGCGGCGGTCAGGGCCGGCCAGCCCGTCATCAACAGGGCGGTGCTGATGAGGGCGGCCAGGGCCCGCCATCTCCAGTTGAGCCTTCTCATATGTCCTCGTCCCTCGGGCATGAGTTTTCTGAACCAGGTGAGATAGGAATTTGCGTCGTGCGGTGCGAGAGTTGCAGAGCACTGCCGAATCGTCTACACCCTGGACCGCACTTTCGCACCGTCATTCCTTGCGCAAGCTGGGCGCAATTGACGCAAGCGATTTGCGTGGACGAGGGAAATTCCGCTTGTGCCCGAGTCGACCTACCGTTGCTTCTCATGCGGTTCCCCCTCATGAGCGCTCGGCGCCTCGGGCTGCCCAGACGGGCCGCCTACCAGATCCTCCTCACCCAGCTGGCCATCGCCGGCGGGGTCGTCGCGTTGGCCACCGGCCTGTTCCTGGCCCCGCTCGGCGCACAGCTCGACGACCAGGCCATGCGGCGCGCCCTGGCCATCGCGCAGAGCGCCGCGGCCGATCCGTCACTGGCCGCCGACCTCCTGGAAGCAGGCCCCTCGGCCGACGGCCCGGTGCAGTCGGCGGCCGAGCGGATACGCCGGGCGACCGGTGCCGAGTACGTGGTCGTCGTCGACCTGAACGGCATCAGGCGCTCCCACCCCAGCGCCGACCGGATCGGCCTGCCCGTCTCCACCGATCCGGGGGACGCCCTGGCGGGACGCGAGGTCATGGAGATCGACGACGGCACCCTGGGCCGCTCCGCCCGCGGCAAGGTGCCGCTCCTCGCCGCCGACGGGGAGATCGTCGGCGCCGTCTCGGTGGGCATCGCCTACGACAGCGTCCGCGACCGGCTGCTGGGCGCCATCCCCGGACTGCTGGCCTACGCGGGCGGCGCCTTGGCCGCGGGCGCCCTGGCCGCCTACCTGGTGTCCCGCCGGATCCAGCGGCAGACCCGGGACCTGGCCTTCTCCGACATCGCCGGCCTGCTCGCGGAGCGCGAGGCCATGCTGCACTCCATCCGCGAGGGCGTCATCGGCCTCGACCGGCACGGCCGCGTCCGCCTGGTCAACGACGAGGCGACCCGCCTGCTGGGACTCGCCCCGGACTCCGCCGGCTCCCTGGCGGGGCGCCCGCTGGACGACGTGCTCGGTACCGGCCGCACCACCGACGTCCTCTCGGGCCGCGTCACCGGCCGCGACCTCCTGACCGTCCAGGGCCCGCGAGTCCTGGTCGCCAACCGGATGCCCACCCAGGACGGCGGCGCCGTGGCCACCCTGCGCGACCGCACCGAACTGGAGCACCTGGGGCGCGAGCTCGACTCCACCCGCGGCCTGATCGACGCCCTGCGCGCCCTCGACCACGAGCACGCCAACCGCCTCCACACCCTCCTCGGCCTGCTGGAGCTCGGCCTGCACGAGGAGGCGGTGGAGTTCGTGACCGAGGTCGTCGGCGTGCACCGCAGCACCGCCGAACAGGTCACGGAGAAGGTCCACGACCCCCTGCTGGCCGCCCTCCTCGTGGGCAAGGCGACCGTGGCGGCGGAGCGCGGGGTCCCCCTGCGCCTCGCCCCGGCCACCCTGCTGCCCGACCGCCTGGTGGACCCGGGCGGACTGGTCACGATCGTCGGCAATCTGGTCGACAACGCCCTGGACGCCGCCGTCGGCTCGGCGGCGCCCCTGGTCGAGGTGGACCTGCGCGCCGACGGCCGCACGGCCGTCCTGCGGGTGCGCGACAGCGGGCCCGGCGTGCCGGAGGCGCAGCGCGAGGAGATCTTCACGGAGGGCTGGTCGACCAAACAGGCCCGGGCCCACCGCGAACGCGGGCTGGGCCTGGCCCTCGTACGCCGCCTCGCGGAGCGTCAGGGCGGCACCGCCCGGGCCGGCGAAGCAGCGGACGGAGGGGCGGAGTTCTCCGTCGTACTCCCGGAGGCCCTGCGGTGAACGGGACCCCGATCCACGTATTGGTCGTCGACGACGACGTGCGTGTTGCCAGGATCAACGCGGCGTACGTGGCGAAGGTTCCCGGTTTCCGGGTCACCGCCCAGGTCCACTCGGCCGCCGAGGCCTTCGCCTTCCTCACCGCCCACCGGGTGGACCTGATCCTCCTCGACCACTACCTGCCCGACGAGAACGGCCTCGACCTGGTCCGCCGCCTGCGCCAGCTCGGCCACGGCACCGACGTCATGATGGTCACGGCCGCCCGCGACCTCGCCACCGTCCAGAGCGCCATGCGCCTCGGCGCCCTCCAGTACCTGGTCAAGCCCTTCACCTTCACCGGCCTGCGCAGCCGGCTGGAGGCGTACGGCGCGCTGCGCCGCACCCTGGAGACCGGCGGCGAGGCCGAGCAGGCCGAGGTGGACCGCATCTTCGGAGCCCTCGCGGCCGCCGGCTCCCCCAACGAGCTGCCCAAGGGCCACTCCCCCACCACAGCGGAGCTCGTCCGCCAGGTGCTCCGGTCCGCCGACGGCCCGCTGTCCACGCAGCAGATCGCCGACCGGGCCGGCATCAGCCGCCAGACCGCACAGCGCTACGTCAAACTCCTCGACCGCGCGGGCCGGGTCACCCTGGCCCTGCGCTACGGCGAGACCGGCCGCCCGGAGCACCGCTACACCTGGGTGCCCTCGGAGGGCGCCTGAGCGGCGGCGCTCCGGACCGCCTCAGACCGCTCCGGCACCGGTCAGCGACCGGACCTCGGTCTCCGCGTGCTTCGCCAAGTCCGGTTCCTCGACCGAGGTGACGGTGCCCAGCCAGCCCGCCAGGAAGCCCAGCGGGATCGAGACGATGCCCGGGTTCTGGAGCGGGAACAGCTGGAAGTCCGCACCCGGGAAGAGCGATTCGGGGCTGCCGGACACCACCGGCGAGACCACCACCAGTAGCATCGCCGGCACCAGCCCGCCGTACACCGACCAGACGGCTCCGCGCGTCGTGAACCCGCGCCAGAAGAGCGAGTACAGCAGCACCGGCAGGTTGGCGGACGCGGCCACGGCGAAGGCCAGACCGACCAGGAAGGCCACGTTCAGGTCTTGGGCGAGCAGGCCGAGGCCGATGGCCGCGGCCCCGATGCCGACGGCTGCGGCCCGCGCCACCGCGACCTCGCTGCGCTGCCGGGCGTGCCGGCGCTTGAGCGAGGCGTACAGGTCGTGCGCGACGGAGGCCGAGGAGGCCAGGGTGATCCCGGCGACCACGGCGAGGATGGTGGCGAAGGCGATGGCCGCCACGACGGCGAACAGCACCGCGCCCCCGGTGGAGCCGGCGCCCCCGCCGAGGTGGGCGGCCAGCAGCGGTACGGCCGTGTTCCCGGAGGCGTTGGACGCGCGCACCGCGTCCGGCCCCACCAGAGCGGCCGCACCGAAGCCGAGCACGATGGTCATCAGGTAGAAACCGCCGATGAGCGCGATGGCCCAGACCACCGACCGGCGCGCGGCGCGCGCCGTGGGCACCGTGTAGAAGCGCGAGAGGATGTGCGGCAGCCCGGCCGTGCCGAGGACGAGCGCGAGGCCGAGGCTGATGAAGTCGACCCGGGAGGTCCAGTCGGCGCCGTACTTCAGCCCCGGGCCCAGGAACCGCATCCCGTGCCCGCTGCGGTCGGCTGCGCTGGTGAGGAGCTGGTCGAAGTTCCCGTGGAAACGGAGCAGGACGAGCACGGTCAGGGTGATCGCGCCGCCCATGAGCAGGACGGCCTTGACGATCTGGATCCAGGTGGTGGCCCGCATGCCGCCGAAGGAGACGTAGACCACCATCAGCGCGCCCACCCCGACCACGGTCAGGGTGCGGGCGGTACCGCCCGAAGTGCCGAGCAGCAGGGCGACCAGACTGCCCGCGCCGACCATCTGGGCGACGAGGTACAGCACCGAGACGACGACGGAGGAGGCACCGGCCGCGATCCGGACCGGCCGCTCGCTCATCCGGGCGGCGACCACGTCGGCGAGGGTGAACCGGCCGCAGTTGCGCACCAGTTCGGCGACCAGGAAGAGCACGACCAGCCAGGCGACCAGGAAGCCCACCGAGTACAGCATGCCGTCGTAGCCGAACAGGGCGATCAGGCCGGAGATGCCGAGGAAGGAGGCGGCGGACATGTAGTCGCCCGCGATGGCGAACCCGTTCTCCAGCGGGGAGAACAGCCGGCCGCCCGCGTAGAACTCCTCCGCGGAGCCGTGCCGGTTGCGGCTGACCCAGGTGGTGATGCCCAGGGTCACCGCGATGACGAGGCTGAAGAGGATCAGCGCGAGGGTCTGGTGCTCGGTGTTCACCGGCCGCTCCCCGTCGCCCGGGTGCGCTCCTGGTCGCGCTCCTGCTCGAAGACGGTCCAGCGCAGGTCGAGCGCGGCCCGGTCCCGGCGCAGCCGTGCGTGCCGGGCGTACGCCCAGGTCAACAGGAAGGTGCTGAGGAACTGGCCGAGTCCGGCCAGCATCGCCACGTTGACCGCACCCGCCACGGGCCGGGCCATGAACTCCGGGGCCGCGGTCGCGGCGACGACGTAGGCGACGTACCAGAGGAAGAAACCGATGGTCGCCGGGACGACGAACCGCCGGTACCGGCTGCGGACCTCCTGGAAGGCGGCGCTGCGCTGCACTTCGAGGTAGATGTGGGACGCGCCGGGCGCGGGCCGGCCGCTCTGGGCCGGGATCGGCGGGGAGGTGTCCCCGCCCTCGCCCCAGCCGACGGCCAGCGCGTCGTACCAGGGGTCGTCGAGCCGGATCGTTCCGGCATCCCGCCCTTCGTGCTTCTCCACCGAACTCTCCTTGTCCGCCGCCGCATTGGCCGCGTGGCACAAGGATGTGGTCATTGGTGGCTTTCCGGACTCATCTGCCGCCGCCCTTCACCCCATCAGGTGAGGGAGCGAAGGGCATCCGTGTGCCTTGCCGACAGCGGAGTTGACGGCGGCGGCCGGTGGCGGGCGGCCGGCCGGTCAGGCGTCGATGCGGGAGCGGTCCAGGGTCGCCGCGGAGCTGGTGATGAACTCCTTGCGCGGGGCCACCTCGTTGCCCATCAACAGGTCGAACGCCTGCTCGGCCCCCTCCAGGTCGCCGATGTTGATCCGGCGCAGGGTGCGGAAGCGCGGGTCCATGGTGGTCTCCGCCAGCTGGTCCGCGTCCATCTCGCCGAGGCCCTTGTAGCGCTGGATCGAGTCCTTGTACCGGATGTTCTTGCGCTGGTACTCCAGCAGCGTCCGGCGCAGCTCGGCGTCCGAGTACGTGTAGACGTACTTGTCCTGGCCCTTCTTGGGCTGGACCAGCTCGATCCGGTGCAGCGGCGGCACGGCCGCGAAGATCCGCCCCGCCTCGACCATCGGGCGCATGTACCGCTGGAAGAGCGTGAGCAGCAGGCAGCGGATGTGCGCGCCGTCCACGTCGGCGTCGACGAGCAGGACGATCTTTCCGTACCGGGCGGCGTCGATGTCGAAGGTCCGGCCCGACCCGGCTCCTATGACCTGGATGATCGCCCCGCACTCGGCGTTCTTGAGCATGTCCGAGACCGAGGACTTCTGAACGTTGAGGATCTTGCCGCGGATGGGCAGGAGGGCCTGGAACTCCGAGTTCCGGGCGAGCTTCGCGGTGCCCAGGGCGGAGTCGCCCTCGACGATGAAGAGCTCGCTGCGGTCCACGTCGTCGCTGCGGCAGTCGGCCAGCTTGGCAGGGAGCGAGGAGGACTCCAGGGCGGTCTTGCGGCGCTGCGCCTCCTTGTGCTGGCGGGCGGCGATCCGGGTGCGCGCGGCCGCGACGATCTTCTCCATCACGGAGCGGGCCTGCTGCTTGTCGTCGCGCTTGGTCGAGGTCAGGAAGGCCTTCAGCTCCTTGGCGACCACGGCCGCCACGATTCGCGTCGCGGCCGAGGTGCCGAGCACCTCCTTGGTCTGGCCCTCGAACTGCGGCTCGGCGAGCCGCACGGTGACGACGGCCGTCATGCCCTCCATCGCGTCGTCCTTGACCACGTCGTCCTCCGCGACGCGCAGCAGCTTCGCGGAGCGCAGGACCTCGTTCACGGTCTTGGCGACCGAGCGCTCGAAGCCGGAGACGTGGGTGCCGCCCTTGGGGGTGGCGATGATGTTCACGAAGGACTTGACATTGGTCTCGTACCCCGTGCCCCAGCGCAGGGCGATGTCCACGCCCAGCTCGCGGGTGACCTCGGTGGGGGTCATGTGGCCGCGGTCGTCGAGGACGGGGACGGTCTCCTTGAACGTTCCGGTCCCGGTCAGGCGCAGCACGTCGCAGACGGCCTTGTCCTGCGCGAGGTACTCGCAGAACTCGCTGATGCCCCCGTCGAAGCGGAAGGTCTCCTCCGTCTTGCCGGCGCCGTCGATCCCCCGCTCGTCGCGTACGACCAGGGTCAGGCCGGGGACGAGGAAGGCGGTCTGGCGGGCGCGCTGGTAGAGCGTCTCCAGGTTGAGCCGGGCGTCCTTCAGGAAGATCTGGCGGTCGGCCCAGTAGCGGACCCGGGTGCCGGTGCGGCCCTTGGGTACCCGTTTGACCTTGCGCAGTCCGTTGGCCGGGTCGAAGGGGCTGTCGGGGCCCTGCTCGGTGAACATCCCCGGGACGCCGCGGCGGAAGCTGATGCCGTGGGTGGCGCTGTTGCGGTCGACCTCGACGTCGAGGCGGGCGGAGAGCGCGTTGACCACCGAGGCGCCGACGCCGTGCAGGCCGCCGGAGGCCGCGTACGACCCGCCGCCGAACTTGCCGCCGGCGTGCAGCTTGGTCATGACGACCTCGACGCCGGACAGGCCGGTCTTGGGCTCGACGTCCACGGGGATGCCGCGGCCGTTGTCCCGGACCTCCACGGAGGAGTCCTCGTGGAGGATGACCTCGATGTGGTCGCAGTACCCGCCCAGGGCCTCGTCGACGGAATTGTCGATGATCTCCCACAGGCAGTGCATCAGGCCCCGGCTGTCGGTGGACCCGATATACATGCCGGGGCGCTTGCGGACGGCCTCCAGCCCTTCGAGGACGAGCAGGTGCCGCGCGGTGTAGTTGGAACCGTCCCGGTCTGCTCCGGACAGCAGCGCGCTGGAAGGCACGGACGTGTCGGCGGTCACGCAGTTCGCTCCTCGCTGAATTTCTTTTCTGGCCCGGTCGGGCGCAGAGCTGGCTGGGGTGCCGGTGGAAGGGTACCGAGGCCTGGTAGAGCCGATGCAACGCCATCCACGCGTGCGCCTCAGCCTAGTGCAGGTCCGCACGGATGTTCGATCCCCCGTGGGGGTGAAGCAAACATCACGTTCCCTTCCAGGCATGAACCATTTAGTGTTCGGGCACGTCCTCATGAACAACCTGGCACTCACGCCAGGCAGGATGGAACTGCAACAAGCGAACGACTGACAACGCGAAACCGTAAAGCAACGCAATACGGCTCCTTCGCCGCCAACCGGCAGCAGCCGGCCAGCTTCGGAAGGAAGTTTCGAGGAAAAGCCGCGAGCGGGAACGTTTTCGGCCTGGTTGGATGTTGACCCTGGTACGACAGCTCGTCGAGCTAGAGAAGAGGCGACGTGACTACTGTTCTGACACCCGCGACCCCGCTGACGGCCGCTGACCGATGCGACCGTTGCGGCGCCCAGGCATATCTGCGCGTCGTCCTGCTGAGCGGCGGTGAACTGCTCTTCTGCGCCCACCACGGCCGCAAGTTCGAGCCGGAACTCAAGAAGATCGCCGCGGAAATACAGGATGAGACCGAGCGGCTCACGTCCGCTCCGGCAGCCCCTGCCGAACCCGAGGACCGCTGACACAAGGCCTGCACCTCACATCCGACGAGCCAGGACCGGCCAGGCCGGTCGACGGGCGGTACCCCTGAGACCCGGGGGCGCCGCCCGTACTCACGTCGCCGTCCGCTCCCCCGCGCGGGAAGCGGACGGCGGCGGGCTCGCGTCCCGGGCGCACCAGGGCGCCCCGAACCCGTTCCGTGCGGGTTCGGGGCGCCCTGGCGCGTCCGGCTGCCCCCGTCGGCTATCCGGTCCGTTCTGCGGCGTGCCCCTCCACGGGCCCTGTGGCCGCTCCGGAGCCGCTCCGGACGGCCGCGGCGACCTCCCGCCCGCCGCCGCTCTCCGAGCCCGTCACGAAGCCGGTGAGCGGCGCGATCCGCGTGTAGACCCCCGGACTGTCGGCCCGCCCGCAGCCGCGGCCCCACGACACCAGCCCGATCAGCCGCCCCTGCGCGACCAGCGGCCCGCCGCTGTCCCCCTGGCAGGCGTCCTTGCCGCCCCGCCCGTCCCCGGCGCACACCATGGACTCCGCCCGGTACTGGCCGTCCGCGTCCCCCGGGTAGGCCCGCTCGCAGACCTCGTCCGCCAGGACGGTCACCGGCGCCGCACGCAGCCCGTACGCGTAGTCACCGAATCCGCTCGTGTCGCCCCATCCGTAGACCGCCGCCTCGGTACCGGGCGCGTAGGCGGGGTGCCCGGCGGCGGCCACGGGGAGCACGTAGTGCGCCGGCACCGCTTCGGCGAGTTCCAGTACGGCCAGGTCCCCGGCGTTGCTCACGGGGTCGTAGGCCGGGTTCACCCGGGCGCCGCGCACGGCGATCTCGCGGCCGTCGGCCGCCCGCAGTTCCGTGCGCCCGGCGACGACCCGGAAGTCCGCCACGGACTCGACGGGCCCGCCCAGCACCTCGCGGCCCAGGCAGTGGGCCGCGGTCACCACGGTGGTCGGGGACACGATGACGCCCCCGCAGAACTGTCCGCCCCGCGTACCCCCGAACCGGTCACGGCTGGCGAGGGCCACCACCCAGGGGCTGTCGGCGGCCTTCACCGGCTTCCCGCCGATGACCACGCTGTCCGCGGCCGCCAGCGGCGCCTGGGCCAGCGGCGCCGCGGCCGTGCCGGCCGCGAGGGTCAGCGCGCCCGCCAGAGCGCGGGCGAAGGGACGACGCATGAGGCCTCCTGACTCCGAGTGTGCATGACTCCACCCAGAGTGGGATGCCCGGTGGCCGAGCGCACCCGCGCGACCACCGGCAGCGGCCCCCGCCGCTCAGTCCAGGTAGTCGCGCAGCACCTGGGAGCGGGAGGGGTGGCGCAGCTTCGACATCGTCTTCGACTCGATCTGGCGGATCCGCTCGCGCGTCACGCCGTAGACCTTGCCGATCTCGTCGAGGGTCTTCGGCTGGCCGTCCGTGAGGCCGAAGCGCATGGAGACCACGCCGGCCTCGCGCTCGCTGAGGGTGTCCAGGACCGAGTGCAACTGCTCCTGCAGCAGCGTGAAGCTCACGGCGTCGGCCGGGACGACGGCCTCGGAGTCCTCGATGAGGTCGCCGAACTCGCTGTCGCCGTCCTCGCCGAGCGGGGTGTGCAGGGAAATCGGCTCGCGGCCGTACTTCTGGACCTCGATGACCTTCTCGGGGGTCATGTCGAGTTCCTTGGCCAGCTCCTCCGGGGTGGGCTCGCGGCCCAGGTCCTGGAGCATCTGGCGCTGCACGCGGGCGAGCTTGTTGATGACCTCGACCATGTGGACCGGGATGCGGATGGTCCGGGCCTGGTCGGCCATGGCCCGGGTGATCGCCTGCCGGATCCACCACGTGGCGTACGTGGAGAATTTGTAGCCCTTGGTGTAGTCGAACTTCTCGACGGCGCGGATCAGACCCAGGTTGCCCTCCTGGATCAGGTCCAGGAAGAGCATGCCGCGGCCGGTGTAGCGCTTGGCGAGGGAGACCACGAGGCGGAGGTTGGCCTCCAGCAGGTGGTTCTT
Above is a window of Streptomyces subrutilus DNA encoding:
- a CDS encoding solute symporter family protein; this translates as MNTEHQTLALILFSLVIAVTLGITTWVSRNRHGSAEEFYAGGRLFSPLENGFAIAGDYMSAASFLGISGLIALFGYDGMLYSVGFLVAWLVVLFLVAELVRNCGRFTLADVVAARMSERPVRIAAGASSVVVSVLYLVAQMVGAGSLVALLLGTSGGTARTLTVVGVGALMVVYVSFGGMRATTWIQIVKAVLLMGGAITLTVLVLLRFHGNFDQLLTSAADRSGHGMRFLGPGLKYGADWTSRVDFISLGLALVLGTAGLPHILSRFYTVPTARAARRSVVWAIALIGGFYLMTIVLGFGAAALVGPDAVRASNASGNTAVPLLAAHLGGGAGSTGGAVLFAVVAAIAFATILAVVAGITLASSASVAHDLYASLKRRHARQRSEVAVARAAAVGIGAAAIGLGLLAQDLNVAFLVGLAFAVAASANLPVLLYSLFWRGFTTRGAVWSVYGGLVPAMLLVVVSPVVSGSPESLFPGADFQLFPLQNPGIVSIPLGFLAGWLGTVTSVEEPDLAKHAETEVRSLTGAGAV
- a CDS encoding DUF485 domain-containing protein, which encodes MEKHEGRDAGTIRLDDPWYDALAVGWGEGGDTSPPIPAQSGRPAPGASHIYLEVQRSAAFQEVRSRYRRFVVPATIGFFLWYVAYVVAATAAPEFMARPVAGAVNVAMLAGLGQFLSTFLLTWAYARHARLRRDRAALDLRWTVFEQERDQERTRATGSGR
- a CDS encoding DNA gyrase/topoisomerase IV subunit B is translated as MTADTSVPSSALLSGADRDGSNYTARHLLVLEGLEAVRKRPGMYIGSTDSRGLMHCLWEIIDNSVDEALGGYCDHIEVILHEDSSVEVRDNGRGIPVDVEPKTGLSGVEVVMTKLHAGGKFGGGSYAASGGLHGVGASVVNALSARLDVEVDRNSATHGISFRRGVPGMFTEQGPDSPFDPANGLRKVKRVPKGRTGTRVRYWADRQIFLKDARLNLETLYQRARQTAFLVPGLTLVVRDERGIDGAGKTEETFRFDGGISEFCEYLAQDKAVCDVLRLTGTGTFKETVPVLDDRGHMTPTEVTRELGVDIALRWGTGYETNVKSFVNIIATPKGGTHVSGFERSVAKTVNEVLRSAKLLRVAEDDVVKDDAMEGMTAVVTVRLAEPQFEGQTKEVLGTSAATRIVAAVVAKELKAFLTSTKRDDKQQARSVMEKIVAAARTRIAARQHKEAQRRKTALESSSLPAKLADCRSDDVDRSELFIVEGDSALGTAKLARNSEFQALLPIRGKILNVQKSSVSDMLKNAECGAIIQVIGAGSGRTFDIDAARYGKIVLLVDADVDGAHIRCLLLTLFQRYMRPMVEAGRIFAAVPPLHRIELVQPKKGQDKYVYTYSDAELRRTLLEYQRKNIRYKDSIQRYKGLGEMDADQLAETTMDPRFRTLRRINIGDLEGAEQAFDLLMGNEVAPRKEFITSSAATLDRSRIDA
- a CDS encoding DUF7455 domain-containing protein codes for the protein MTTVLTPATPLTAADRCDRCGAQAYLRVVLLSGGELLFCAHHGRKFEPELKKIAAEIQDETERLTSAPAAPAEPEDR
- a CDS encoding serine protease yields the protein MRRPFARALAGALTLAAGTAAAPLAQAPLAAADSVVIGGKPVKAADSPWVVALASRDRFGGTRGGQFCGGVIVSPTTVVTAAHCLGREVLGGPVESVADFRVVAGRTELRAADGREIAVRGARVNPAYDPVSNAGDLAVLELAEAVPAHYVLPVAAAGHPAYAPGTEAAVYGWGDTSGFGDYAYGLRAAPVTVLADEVCERAYPGDADGQYRAESMVCAGDGRGGKDACQGDSGGPLVAQGRLIGLVSWGRGCGRADSPGVYTRIAPLTGFVTGSESGGGREVAAAVRSGSGAATGPVEGHAAERTG